From Saccharomycodes ludwigii strain NBRC 1722 chromosome IV, whole genome shotgun sequence, one genomic window encodes:
- a CDS encoding uncharacterized protein (similar to Saccharomyces cerevisiae YDL245C | HXT15 | HeXose Transporter): protein MPSSIHDNNSILQQGENHNKSSNPSIENSLSVFHTPRSDFNQYTSSSNDTPDSYVKQVPVDIPDPEDEEEEEEEDEEVEAEKGHSLFSLRSKLTGKKKKKKKKKKKKHVTTTNNIQTPVTKNKKQKKRQNTPPASMVVNNNSIFLEPDHYIYDIFLPLTTYHDVTLQLHGDKQLYLDFLKGKKLFLKKYLFNIVVCFGAAFGGMFHGYDKGITNGIIALPNWRTDNQITSSHILIGLVVCGFQIGNLIGSTFTDTVGFKYIIPYCKSKYSTNGSRNGYAVLMFIGVWMTFIGAAVCMSSTHWWRFFIGRIFCGITVGINNVIIPLYLKKLSPTKGLNSFFLNMYHLNNINGVLTGNIVMYCCHKFYQDHRTWVLPPIGGYIYGVVVLAALALTPVAEKVHFRVEEKYGEKINTESLQKELENERAQQSDLADDFTGVVVHDSNSSHSNTTSSTFNTDLLNEKPIELPPPNSYDHEDVVSSDMVTDFRKDLEENYQKRKGRFNVIHPVILTIFYTLCGSQYLLYYSTWLFENIAITNSYRTAIIFGVVYVVGNYLSTVFPFKNKKWFYDDSTCGMFVNCICMLVYSSVGYKMITHPSNKHSPSYKVGGNVMLAFSTLLMYNTGFNLCMSIPYTVADVSPYNNVNTQRICQYVEWIMTLFITLCTPIIHEHIDYAFGYVFAGCCFVCTFCILLLRFF from the coding sequence ATGCCGTCTTCTATCCATGATAACAATTCTATTTTACAACAAGGTGAGAACCACAACAAGTCAAGTAATCCttcaattgaaaatagCCTAAGTGTTTTTCACACTCCTCGTTCTGATTTTAATCAATATACCAGCAGTAGTAATGATACACCAGACTCCTATGTCAAGCAAGTACCAGTAGATATACCAGACCCAGAAgacgaagaagaagaagaagaagaagacgAAGAAGTGGAAGCAGAGAAAGGCCACAGTTTGTTTTCCCTAAGAAGCAAACTTAcaggtaaaaaaaaaaaaaagaaaaagaaaaagaaaaagaagcaCGTTACTACTACCAATAATATCCAAACACCtgtaacaaaaaacaaaaaacaaaaaaaaagacaaaataCACCTCCTGCTAGCATGGTTGTCAATAACAACTCTATTTTTCTGGAACCGGatcattatatatatgacATATTTTTACCATTAACAACATATCACGATGTGACGCTTCAACTTCACGGTGATAAGCAGCTGTATCTAGATTTCctaaaggggaaaaaattatttcttaaaaaatatttatttaatattgtaGTTTGTTTTGGTGCTGCTTTTGGCGGAATGTTCCATGGATACGATAAGGGCATAACAAACGGTATTATAGCATTGCCTAACTGGCGAACAGACAACCAAATAACTTCCTCTCACATATTGATTGGTCTTGTTGTATGTGGTTTCCAGATCGGTAATTTAATCGGAAGTACATTCACTGATACTGTtggttttaaatatatcatACCATATTGTAAATCAAAGTATTCTACCAATGGTAGTAGAAATGGGTATGCTGTACTAATGTTTATTGGTGTTTGGATGACTTTTATTGGTGCTGCAGTTTGTATGAGTAGCACTCATTGGTGGAGGTTTTTCATTGGTAGAATTTTTTGTGGTATTACAGTTGGTATAAATAATGTTATAATTCCAttgtatttaaaaaaattgtcgCCTACAAAGGGCCTAAATTCATTTTTCCTTAATATGTACCATTTAAACAATATCAATGGCGTACTAACAGGTAATATTGTCATGTACTGCTGCCATAAGTTTTATCAGGACCATAGGACATGGGTGTTGCCCCCAATTGgtggatatatatatggtgttgttgttttagcTGCTTTGGCCCTGACTCCAGTTGCTGAAAAAGTTCATTTTCGTgtagaagaaaaatatggGGAGAAAATAAACACGGAATCTCTACAAAAGGAACTAGAAAATGAAAGAGCACAGCAGTCGGATCTCGCTGACGATTTCACTGGAGTTGTGGTACATGACAGTAATAGCTCTCATAGTAATACTACAAGCAGTACGTTCAATACCGACcttttaaatgaaaaaccAATAGAATTACCACCACCAAATTCATATGATCACGAAGACGTGGTATCAAGCGATATGGTTACAGATTTTCGAAAAGATCTAGAGGAGAATTATCAAAAACGTAAGGGCAGATTCAATGTTATCCATCCAGtaattttaacaattttctATACACTATGTGGCTCTCAATATCTATTGTATTATAGCACTTGgctatttgaaaatattgccATCACTAATTCATATAGAACGGCAATAATTTTCGGTGTAGTCTATGTAGTGGGCAATTATCTATCCACCGTGTTcccatttaaaaataaaaaatggtttTACGATGACTCTACATGCGGTATGTTTGTTAATTGCATTTGTATGCTAGTATATTCAAGTGTAGGCTATAAAATGATTACGCATCCATCAAACAAACATTCGCCATCTTATAAAGTTGGTGGAAATGTAATGTTGGCGTTTAGCACTTTGTTGATGTATAACACAGGATTCAACTTATGTATGTCCATTCCGTATACAGTGGCTGATGTATCACCATACAACAATGTCAATACTCAAAGAATATGCCAGTATGTAGAATGGATAATGACTTTGTTTATTACTCTATGTACTCCTATTATTCATGAACATATTGATTATGCATTTGGTTATGTTTTTGCTGGCTGTTGCTTTGTTTGTACTTTTTgcatattattattaaggtttttttaa
- the DIS3 gene encoding exosome catalytic subunit DIS3 (similar to Saccharomyces cerevisiae YOL021C | DIS3 | homolog of S. pombe dis3 (chromosome DISjunction)) — protein MSDNNTTSTATALVDRHSNNRRKRLSAGLTVTSKVFIRSRNGEPMKIVREHYLRNDLPCNSQKCDKNCKDLYAINNSSPILSSEPDKLLNGAPHYVILDANIILHAIDLLENPICFHDVIIPQTALEEVRNRSYPVYTRLRSLVGNDGSSTTEDESKRLIVYHNEFSEITYVERLDTDRESINDRNDRAIRKLCSYYAKHLETTGIKIVFVTNDKDNKLKAIKNDGIQAVTLAEYIELLPNADEIRDLVPQLESPAANTSKDDIIQEEFTYPEYYSTSRILGGLQNGTLYRGNIQISEFNFLEGSISLPNFKKPVLIVGAKNLNRSFNSDQVVVELLPKSQWKAPSSMALDSEHFDVGDNPDLDDVGGNENDEEMIITDKERRLLVQDAIQQQNSNKLFPTARVVSITRRSWRQYVGQLVPSSVDKQNPNGVQNCFVLLMDTSLPKIRIKTRRALQLLNKRIVVGVDSWPSNYKYPLGHFIRELGEVESAQAETEALLLEHDVEYRPFSKKVLDCLPPEGHDWKAPVNLQDPEALRKDPLLSKRVDLRDKLICSIDPPGCVDIDDALHAKQLNNGNWEVGVHIADVTHFVKPNTALDMEGASRGTSVYLVDKRIDMLPMLLGTDLCSLKPYVDRFAFSVIWELDQETADIVDVKFMKSVIKSREAFSYENAQLRIDDPQQQDDLTLGMRALLKLSKKLKKKRLDAGALNLASPEVKVHMDSETSDPNEVEIKKMLDTNSLVEEFMLLANISVARKIYEAFPQTAMLRRHAAPPSTNFELLNEMLQIRKKMSISLESSKALADSLDRCVDQNDPYFNTLVRIMSTRCMMAAQYFPSGQYSYDDFRHYGLAVDIYTHFTSPIRRYCDVVAHRQLAGAIGYEPLDLTHRDKRKMEIICKNINKKHRNAQFAGRASIEYYVGQIMRDNHSIETGYVIKVLNNGIVVIVPKFGVEGLIRLENLTDDLSTSEFVEDQYKLSFKNKNSGEMRDVYVFDKLEVEVKSILDPITNKRKAQLLLR, from the coding sequence ATGAGTGACAATAACACCACTTCTACCGCCACAGCACTGGTAGATAGACACTCTAATAATAGAAGAAAACGTCTAAGTGCTGGTTTGACCGTTACTTCTAAAGTATTTATCAGATCCCGTAATGGGGAACCAATGAAAATAGTTAGAGAACATTATTTAAGAAATGATCTCCCATGCAATTCCCAAAAATGCGACAAGAATTGTAAAGATTTATATgccattaataatagttcTCCAATTTTAAGCAGTGAACcagataaattattaaatggCGCTCCTCACTATGTTATTTTAGATgctaatataatattacaCGCTATTGATTTGCTTGAAAATCCTATATGCTTTCATGATGTCATTATTCCACAGACTGCCTTGGAAGAAGTTAGAAATAGATCATATCCAGTATACACAAGATTAAGATCACTAGTTGGTAACGATGGTAGTAGTACAACAGAAGATGAATCCAAGAGATTGATTGTTTATCATAACGAGTTTAGTGAAATTACCTATGTAGAAAGATTAGATACTGATAGAGAAAGTATTAACGATAGAAATGATAGGGCCATAAGGAAGCTTTGCTCTTATTATGCAAAGCATTTGGAAACTACAGGCATTAAAATCGTATTTGTTACTAATGATAAAGacaacaaattaaaagcCATAAAAAATGATGGTATCCAAGCCGTTACTTTGGCTGAGTATATTGAATTGTTGCCCAATGCTGATGAAATCAGAGACTTGGTTCCACAATTGGAATCACCTGCAGCTAACACATCCAAAGATGATATTATCCAAGAAGAATTTACTTATCCTGAATATTATTCCACTTCGCGTATCTTGGGTGGTTTGCAAAATGGGACTTTGTACAGGGGGAATATTCAAATATCagaatttaattttttggaagGCTCCATATCTTTgccaaattttaaaaagccCGTTTTAATAGTTGGTGccaaaaatttaaacagAAGTTTTAACAGTGACCAAGTTGTGGTAGAACTATTGCCCAAATCTCAATGGAAAGCACCATCTTCGATGGCCTTGGATTCAGAACACTTTGACGTTGGCGACAATCCAGATTTAGATGACGTTGGTGGgaatgaaaatgatgaagaaatGATTATCACTGATAAGGAAAGGAGATTGCTGGTTCAAGACGCTATTCAACAGCAAAATAGCAATAAGTTGTTTCCTACGGCAAGAGTTGTTTCGATAACAAGACGTTCTTGGAGGCAATATGTTGGTCAACTTGTTCCTAGCTCTGTTGATAAGCAAAATCCAAATGGTGTCCAAAATTGTTTTGTTCTCTTGATGGATACTTCTTTGCCTAAAATTAGAATCAAAACAAGGCGTGCTCTGCAGCtattaaacaaaagaattgttgttggtgttgATTCATGGCCTTCTAATTACAAGTATCCATTGGGTCATTTTATCAGAGAGTTAGGGGAAGTGGAAAGTGCACAAGCTGAAACTGAAGCCTTGTTGTTGGAGCATGATGTTGAATATAGAccattttccaaaaaagtTTTGGACTGTTTGCCCCCAGAAGGACACGATTGGAAAGCGCCAGTAAATCTCCAGGATCCAGAAGCTTTAAGAAAAGATCCACTATTAAGCAAAAGGGTGGATTTAAGGGACAAATTGATCTGCAGTATAGATCCACCTGGTTGTGTTGATATCGATGATGCTTTGCATGCCAAACAATTGAATAATGGTAACTGGGAAGTTGGTGTCCACATTGCAGATGTTACTCATTTTGTAAAACCAAACACTGCTTTAGATATGGAGGGTGCTAGTAGGGGTACATCTGTATATTTGGTGGATAAGCGTATTGATATGTTACCAATGCTATTAGGTACCGATTTATGTTCCCTAAAACCATATGTCGATAGATTTGCATTTTCTGTTATTTGGGAACTAGACCAAGAAACCGCTGACATTGTCGATGTTAAATTTATGAAGAGTGTTATAAAATCTAGAGAAGCATTTTCTTACGAAAACGCCCAGTTAAGAATTGACGATCCTCAGCAACAGGATGATTTGACCTTGGGGATGAGGGCATTGCTAAAATTAtctaaaaaattgaaaaagaaaagattagATGCAGGTGCTTTGAACTTGGCTTCCCCTGAGGTTAAAGTTCATATGGATAGCGAAACTTCTGACCCCAATGAGGtggaaattaaaaaaatgttagaCACAAATTCATTGGTGGAAGAATTTATGTTGTTAGCAAACATATCTGTGGCAAGAAAGATTTATGAAGCGTTCCCACAAACTGCAATGTTAAGAAGACATGCTGCGCCACCATCTACTAATTTTGAGCTTCTAAATGAAATGTTACAaattaggaaaaaaatgtcTATTTCCTTGGAATCTTCTAAAGCATTAGCCGATTCCTTAGATCGTTGTGTTGATCAAAATGACCCATATTTCAACACTTTGGTCCGTATTATGTCCACCAGATGTATGATGGCTGCTCAGTACTTTCCATCCGGTCAATATTCTTACGATGACTTTCGTCATTATGGTTTGGCCGTGGATATCTATACACATTTCACTTCGCCTATTAGACGTTATTGTGATGTCGTGGCTCACAGACAGTTGGCTGGTGCCATTGGATATGAACCTTTAGACTTGACACACAGAGATAAACGTAAAATGGAGataatttgtaaaaatattaataagaAGCATAGAAATGCACAATTTGCCGGAAGAGCAAGTATTGAATATTATGTTGGTCAAATTATGCGTGATAATCACAGCATTGAAACGGGATATGTTATAAAAGTATTGAATAAtggtattgttgttattgttccTAAATTTGGTGTTGAAGGTTTAATAAGATTAGAAAATTTAACAGATGACCTATCCACCTCTGAGTTTGTTGAGGATCAATACAAATTaagctttaaaaataaaaatagtggTGAAATGAGAGACGTTTATGTTTTTGATAAACTTGAAGTTGAAGTTAAATCCATTTTAGATCCAATTACTAATAAACGTAAAGcacaattattattaaggtaa
- the GCN20 gene encoding putative AAA family ATPase GCN20 (similar to Saccharomyces cerevisiae YFR009W | GCN20 | General Control Nonderepressible): MSNIGLQIRKSAPGIDPIVADYCVGYFNHLSQATNDAVQSKQLDLNNEVDFIKNLLINAGGKTEEVEHLSKALFEKLHLQLKENKARLDLTGDTSKRLLDVNVLQSHNNKKNINTSLAMLGVTGDIEHAGRNMQTRVDLKKLAKAEQKIAKKVAKRNNKFVKYEASKLINEQEEEDYDSFFLKINPLEFGSGAGKSKDIHVDTFDLYVGDGQRILSDSQLQLSFGHRYGLVGQNGIGKSTLLRALSRRELNIPKHISILHVEQELKGDDITALQSILDADVWRKQLVTEESKINERLKEIEKLRKEFEEESLEVKKLDNERDDLENHLQQISEKLVEMESDKAEAKAASILYGLGFSTESQQMATKTFSGGWRMRLSLARALFCQPDLLLLDEPTNMLDVPSIAYLSEYLKTYPSTLLVVSHDRAFLNEIATDIIYQHNERLDYYRGQNFDSFYSTKEERRKTAQREYENQMAYRKHLQEFIDKYRYNAAKSQEAQSRIKKLEKLPVLEPPEEERSVTFKFPDCDKLSPPIIQLQDVSFGYTEDQLLLKDVNLDVQMDSRIALVGANGCGKTTLLKVLMEQLRPLSGFVSRNPRLRIAYFTQHHVDSMDLNTNAVDWMSKKFPGKTDEEYRRHLGAFGITGSLGLQRMQLLSGGQKSRVAFAALCLNNPHILILDEPSNHLDTSGIDALTDAFKSFTGGILMVSHDISIINNVCNEIWVSENGTVKRFDGDIYDYRKYILNEADSKGIVKRH; the protein is encoded by the coding sequence ATGTCTAACATTGGATTACAAATTCGGAAATCTGCACCAGGTATCGATCCTATTGTAGCAGACTATTGCGTTGGTTATTTCAACCATTTATCCCAGGCAACTAACGATGCCGTACAAAGCAAGCAACTTGATTTAAACAACGAAGTCGATTTCATTAAGAATTTATTAATCAATGCAGGTGGAAAAACTGAGGAAGTTGAACATTTGAGCAAAGCATTGTTTGAAAAACTACATTtacaattaaaagaaaacaaagcCAGACTGGATTTAACTGGTGACACTAGCAAGAGGTTATTGGACGTTAATGTCTTACAAAGTCacaataataagaaaaacaTTAACACTTCATTGGCTATGTTGGGTGTTACTGGTGATATTGAGCATGCAGGACGTAATATGCAAACCAGAgttgatttgaaaaagttGGCCAAGGCGGAGCAAAAAATTGCCAAAAAAGTTGCtaaaagaaataacaaGTTTGTTAAATATGAAGCTTCTAAGCTAATTAACGAacaggaagaagaagattaCGATAGTTTTTTCTTGAAAATCAATCCTTTGGAATTTGGGTCTGGTGCTGGTAAGTCCAAAGATATTCATGTTGACACATTTGATTTATATGTTGGTGACGGTCAAAGAATTTTAAGCGATTCTCAATTGCAATTAAGTTTTGGTCACAGATATGGTTTGGTGGGTCAAAATGGTATTGGTAAATCTACCTTGCTAAGAGCTTTATCGAGAAGAGAACTAAATATTCCAAAACATATTTCGATTTTGCATGTTGAACAAGAATTGAAAGGTGATGATATCACCGCGTTACAAAGTATCTTGGATGCAGATGTTTGGAGGAAGCAATTGGTCACTGAAGAAAGCAAAATCAATGAAAGATTAAaggaaattgaaaaattaagaaaagaattTGAGGAAGAAAGTTTGGAGGTTAAAAAGTTAGATAATGAACGTGACGATTTGGAAAACCATTTACAACAGATCTCTGAAAAGTTAGTAGAGATGGAGTCTGATAAGGCTGAAGCAAAAGCTGCTTCGATCTTGTATGGGTTAGGTTTCTCTACCGAATCGCAACAAATGGCTACAAAGACATTTTCTGGTGGTTGGAGAATGAGACTATCATTGGCAAGAGCATTATTTTGTCAACCtgatttattgttgttggatGAACCCACTAATATGTTGGATGTGCCATCTATCGCGTACTTGTCAGAATATTTAAAGACTTATCCCTCTACCCTATTGGTTGTCTCGCACGACAGAGCgtttttaaatgaaataGCCACCGATATTATATATCAACATAATGAAAGGTTAGATTATTATAGAGGACAGAATTTTGATTCTTTCTATTCAACAAAGGAAGAGCGTCGCAAAACTGCTCAAAGGGAATATGAAAACCAGATGGCCTATAGAAAACATTTACAGGAGTTTATCGATAAATACAGATATAATGCAGCCAAGTCACAAGAAGCACAGTCaagaatcaaaaaattggaaaagttACCAGTATTGGAACCACCAGAAGAGGAAAGGAGTgttacttttaaatttcctGATTGTGATAAGTTGTCACCACCAATTATTCAATTGCAAGATGTTTCCTTTGGTTATACCGAGGATCAACTATTGTTGAAAGATGTTAATTTGGATGTTCAAATGGATTCAAGAATTGCTTTAGTTGGTGCTAATGGTTGTGGTAAAACCACTTTATTGAAGGTTTTAATGGAACAGTTAAGACCACTTTCAGGGTTTGTGTCACGTAATCCAAGATTACGGATAGCGTATTTCACACAACATCATGTTGATTCTATGGACTTGAACACCAATGCCGTTGACTGGATGTCCAAAAAATTTCCTGGTAAAACTGATGAAGAATACAGACGCCATTTGGGTGCATTTGGTATTACTGGTTCTTTAGGTTTACAAAGAATGCAATTATTATCTGGTGGTCAAAAGTCTAGGGTAGCCTTTGCAGCTTTATGTTTGAATAACCCacatattttgattttggaTGAACCTTCGAATCATTTGGATACTTCTGGTATTGATGCATTAACTGATGCCTTTAAGAGCTTTACTGGTGGTATATTGATGGTTTCTCATGATATttccattattaataatgtttGTAATGAGATCTGGGTTTCTGAAAATGGTACCGTTAAAAGATTTGATGGTGATATTTATGATTATAGAAAGTATATTCTAAATGAAGCTGATTCCAAGGGGATTGTTAAAAgacattga
- the TSR4 gene encoding small subunit rRNA maturation protein TSR4 (similar to Saccharomyces cerevisiae YOL022C | TSR4 | Twenty S rRNA accumulation) codes for MAGLDANMSKLNLKNDITETSNLYNHPEEDDTENIYEKGQSEVYLGFVDTSIKETDEVTIEDTFIGGEEIWLHPESKPDESLLKCGNCSKKMKLLLQAFTPLDTEQVDEASRKNKIQVTTKKFINGDDDRVLYVFICTDCPRHPKSVRCIRGVKKRGKTFHATLNEKLKTSNEEEGTKIDINPFDFNKLNIANNTNNGNSFNSNNPFESNPFSSSIIGQQKPDSKKEPNAPSAKTLRKLHDAEKDKNFSEGLFPGYFLYVERESFKNKIPDHLRIPDNVRISKDAIGEIETDDETSLLKDIKALKSDPRTEKLSKFLDDDVFQKFQEIVGYNSLQVLRYDFGGKPLYYTDTKKVDLLKIVPKPAFNPSSQRVFEMQLMPKMIIDLENEASFKDGMEWGTILIFTDIENYIPTFDKNAVGYVEEYVKVQWEPRE; via the coding sequence atggCCGGTTTGGATGCAAATATGAGCAAATTAAATcttaaaaatgatataacAGAGACTAGTAATCTATACAATCATCCTGAAGAAGATGATactgaaaatatttatgaAAAAGGTCAGTCTGAGGTGTATTTGGGTTTTGTTGACACCTCAATCAAAGAAACTGATGAAGTTACGATAGAAGACACATTTATAGGGGGAGAAGAAATTTGGTTACATCCAGAATCTAAGCCAGATGAATCATTATTGAAATGTGGTAATTGttccaaaaaaatgaaattgttattacAGGCATTTACTCCATTAGATACAGAACAAGTTGATGAAGCTAGtagaaaaaacaagattCAAGTAACcactaaaaaatttattaatggtGACGATGACAGAGTTTTGTATGTTTTTATCTGTACTGATTGTCCCAGACATCCAAAATCCGTACGTTGCATCAGAGGTGTCAAAAAAAGAGGCAAAACATTTCATGCCAcattaaatgaaaaattaaagacaTCGAATGAAGAGGAGGGTACCAAAATTGATATAAATCCATTTGACTTCAATAAACTCAACATTGCaaacaatactaataatggTAACAGCTTTAACAGTAATAATCCTTTCGAATCTAATCCATTTTCCTCTTCTATTATAGGCCAACAAAAACCAGATAGTAAGAAAGAGCCTAATGCCCCCTCCGCCAAAACCTTGCGTAAATTGCATGATGCTGAAAAGGATAAAAACTTCTCTGAGGGATTGTTCCCGGGATATTTTCTGTATGTCGAACGAGAATcattcaaaaacaaaataccAGATCATTTGAGGATTCCAGACAATGTTAGAATAAGTAAAGATGCGATTGGTGAAATTGAAACCGATGATGAGACAAGTTTGTTGAAAGATATTAAAGCTTTAAAGTCTGATCCAAGAACCGAAAAATTAAGCAAATTTTTAGATGACGATGTATTCCAAAAATTCCAAGAAATTGTTGGCTATAACTCGCTACAAGTTTTGCGCTACGATTTTGGTGGTAAACCTTTGTATTATACAGACACCAAAAAGgttgatttattaaaaattgttcCGAAACCAGCCTTCAATCCATCAAGTCAACGAGTTTTTGAAATGCAACTTATGCCTAAAATGATTATTgatttagaaaatgaagCATCCTTTAAAGATGGCATGGAATGGGGCACCATACTAATTTTTACggatattgaaaattacATTCCCacatttgataaaaatgcCGTAGGTTACGTTGAAGAGTATGTTAAAGTCCAATGGGAGCCTAGGGAATAA